The genome window TAAGGTTGAGAGATAGATTTTATTTTCGCCGAGGAATCGATTTAATTCTGCCCATTCTTTGGTATGAGAAATTTCTTCGCTTTGGGCGGTCAATTCAACCAATAACCCATCTTGCTCTTCTGCAACTGAAACAACTTTTGCGTAAGAGCTAAGAACACCTTTCAAAGAATCACGGTTGTCTGCGGTGATAAAGGCAAATAAATTTTGACTGACAATTTCTCGGATTGAAGATTGACGGAGCAACTTGCCTTGTTTAATTACTGCTACGTGCGTACAGACTTGTTCAACTTCTGCGAGCAAGTGACTGGAAAGAAAAATCGTTTTTCCTTCGTTATTGAGTCGCTTCATGATTTGGCGAACATCACGGATTCCCTCCGGGTCCAACCCGTTCGTCGGTTCATCAAGAATAATCAATCGCGGGTCATTGAGCATTGCCCCTGCAATCGCGAGCCGTTGCTTCATTCCTAATGAATAAGTTTGAAATCGATCTTTCTGACGGTTTGTAAGCTCAACAATGTCTAAGACACGGTCAATTTCTTTCTCATCAGCATCTTTGATTTTTGCAACCACGCGAAGGTTATCTCTGCCGCTCAAGTAGGGATAAAAATTGGGGGTTTCAAGTGTCGCGCCGATTTCCCGTCTGCCTTCTTGCAAGTCATGAGACTCAAAGAGTTCGATAGAGCCGCCGGTTGGATTGATAATTCCCAAAATCATCCCGATGGTCGTTGTTTTTCCGCTCCCATTAGGTCCAAGAAATCCAAAAATTTGCCCTTCTTCGACTGTAAAGTTAATGGCCTCAACGGCGTTTTTAGTGCCAAATTTTTTTGTGAGTTCAGAAACTTGAATGACTTTCATTTTATGCGTAGGCTATGATTAATTTTTTTGAAGAATAGGTTAAGGTTCGATTGAACTATGATCTTAGTTTGATGATGTATTCAGCAAAGTCGCGAAAGGCACCATTTCCGCCGGGTGCTTTACAGACATATAGCGCAATTCGCTTTACAACTTCC of Chloroherpetonaceae bacterium contains these proteins:
- a CDS encoding ABC transporter ATP-binding protein translates to MKVIQVSELTKKFGTKNAVEAINFTVEEGQIFGFLGPNGSGKTTTIGMILGIINPTGGSIELFESHDLQEGRREIGATLETPNFYPYLSGRDNLRVVAKIKDADEKEIDRVLDIVELTNRQKDRFQTYSLGMKQRLAIAGAMLNDPRLIILDEPTNGLDPEGIRDVRQIMKRLNNEGKTIFLSSHLLAEVEQVCTHVAVIKQGKLLRQSSIREIVSQNLFAFITADNRDSLKGVLSSYAKVVSVAEEQDGLLVELTAQSEEISHTKEWAELNRFLGENKIYLSTLAPRRQSLEEAFIEITK